In one window of Astyanax mexicanus isolate ESR-SI-001 chromosome 18, AstMex3_surface, whole genome shotgun sequence DNA:
- the tbcela gene encoding tubulin folding cofactor E-like a has product MEAPEGEGRTFMQVISEKYSPENFPYRRGPGMGVVVPTGHQGSPMKDRLNLPSMLVLNGCGISNAGDEAEIAAFCAHVVELDLSHNKLQDWHEISKIVANIPNLDFLNLSSNPLSDAVLEPESAEAFSRLRRLVLNNTQVSWDIVHTLMREMPELEELFLCLNEYNTVTASTTACPSLRLLHITDNNLQDWSEVRKFGSMFPSLDTFVLANNNLGSILDSGDNLRRLFPNLRSVNLHNSGLSRWEDIENLNFLPKLKEVRLQGIPLLQTYTNTERRSLMIAQLPSVTCLNGSVVTGGEREDAERFFIRYHLDYPKEELPHRYHCLVTKYGKLAPLAEIDLRPRCHAKVEVHCEDRVEQVSIRLDQTVAELKKQLRTVVQLSTSNMRLYYIDKDMCSAFGPEEMKYSTRALHSYSIRDGDEILVVPKTK; this is encoded by the exons ATGGAGGCACCTGAGGGGGAAGGCCGCACATTCATGCAGGTGATCAGCGAAAAGTACAGCCCGGAGAACTTTCCATACCGCCGAGGCCCAGGCATGGGGGTGGTTGTCCCAACTGGCCACCAGGGATCTCCTATGAAAG ACCGGCTGAACCTGCCCAGTATGTTAGTCTTGAATGGATGTGGAATCAGTAATGCAGGAGATGAAGCAGAGATTGCTGCCTTCTGTGCTCATGTGGTCGAGCTGGACCTGTCTCACAACAAACTCCAGGACTGGCACGAG ATCAGTAAGATTGTTGCAAACATTCCAAACCTGGACTTCCTGAACCTCAGCTCCAACCCGCTTAGTGACGCAGTGCTGGAACCAGAATCTGCCGAAGCTTTCTCTCGACTGCGCCGCCTCGTACTGAACAACACTCAAGTGTCCTGGGACATCGTGCACACCTTAATGCGCGAGATGCCTGA ACTGGAAGAGCTATTTCTGTGCCTTAATGAGTACAACACTGTGACGGCGTCTACCACTGCATGTCCTTCACTTCGACTGCTGCACATCACAGACAACAATCTACAAGACTGGAGCGAGGTGCGCAAGTTCGGCTCAATGTTCCCCTCCCTGGACACGTTTGTGCTGGCTAACAACAACCTGGGATCCATTCTAGATTCTGGGGACAATCTCCGCCGGCTCTTTCCCAACTTGCGCAGCGTCAATCTGCATAACTCAG GTCTAAGTCGTTGGGAGGACATTGAGAActtaaattttttacccaagcTGAAGGAGGTGAGGCTGCAGGGCATTCCTCTGCTGCAGACCTATACCAACACGGAGCGACGCAGCCTCATGATAGCACA ACTGCCATCTGTAACCTGCTTGAATGGGAGTGTGGTGACTGGGGGAGAGCGAGAGGATGCAGAGAGGTTCTTTATCCGTTACCATCTGGATTATCCAAAGGAGGAGCTGCCTCACAG ATACCACTGTTTGGTGACCAAATATGGGAAGCTGGCCCCGCTGGCTGAGATCGACCTGCGTCCACGCTGCCATGCTAAGGTGGAAGTGCACTGTGAAGATCGTGTAGAGCAGGTGAGCATCCGTCTAGACCAGACTGTGGCCGAACTTAAGAAGCAGCTGAGGACAGTGGTTCAGCTCTCTACCAGCAACATGCGGCTCTATTACATCGACAAGGACATGTGCTCTGCCTTTGGCCCCGAGGAGATGAAGTATAGCACGCGGGCTCTCCACTCCTACAGCATTCGTGATGGGGATGAGATCCTGGTGGTGCCAAAGACCAAATGA